From one Humulus lupulus chromosome 8, drHumLupu1.1, whole genome shotgun sequence genomic stretch:
- the LOC133794852 gene encoding uncharacterized protein LOC133794852: protein MSQLGMILQESLSREREARTILCFLREQMDVVDGGRGRRRSLKERFGLKGMGCCGATWGFRPTVISVRDNNDEENENDIEEGENQERQALETIINNGTRQNQPENNTDPDCSDPDPGHSAPSMNLAAALAAERQFRQTNEAPARDGAGNEAATRTAGSTGPGTPMRVSLMRLLEETDGRDATEMNVGGGGGVGNDSVCCVCMGRKKGAAFIPCGHTFCRVCSREMWLNRGACPLCNRPILEILDIF from the coding sequence ATGAGTCAACTCGGTATGATATTACAGGAATCGCTGAGTCGAGAGAGGGAAGCGAGAACGATTCTGTGTTTTCTGAGAGAACAAATGGACGTAGTGGATGGAGGTAGAGGTAGGAGGAGGAGTCTGAAAGAACGGTTTGGATTGAAAGGAATGGGTTGCTGTGGGGCCACGTGGGGTTTCAGGCCAACAGTGATAAGCGTTAGAGATAACAATGACGAAGAAAACGAAAACGACATCGAAGAAGGAGAAAATCAAGAACGACAAGCTCTGGAAACCATAATAAACAACGGGACTCGGCAGAATCAGCCGGAGAACAACACGGATCCGGATTGCTCCGATCCGGATCCGGGTCATTCGGCGCCGAGCATGAACCTTGCAGCGGCTCTGGCCGCCGAAAGACAATTCCGGCAAACAAACGAAGCCCCCGCGAGGGATGGAGCTGGGAACGAGGCGGCGACAAGAACGGCGGGGAGTACGGGTCCGGGAACGCCTATGAGGGTATCGCTGATGAGATTACTGGAGGAAACGGATGGTCGTGATGCGACGGAGATGAATGTAGGAGGCGGAGGAGGAGTGGGGAATGATTCGGTGTGCTGCGTGTGCATGGGAAGGAAGAAAGGCGCGGCTTTCATCCCATGTGGGCATACCTTTTGCAGGGTGTGTTCAAGAGAGATGTGGTTGAATCGAGGTGCCTGTCCCCTCTGTAATCGTCCCATCCTCGAGATTCTCGACATATTCTAa